From the Papaver somniferum cultivar HN1 chromosome 2, ASM357369v1, whole genome shotgun sequence genome, the window AATCTAGGTTAGTGTGGAAACAGCGAACTGAAGacatttatttctctgattttctTTGGGAGGGGGGGAGGTTGTAACACGGATTTGATCAATTTGATTATTGAATTGGAGCTCAGATCTTCTCTGGGTTTTAATCAGGAATGATACTTCAAATATCCATATTGAACTCAAGGAGAAGTTGAACTGTCTAATTTAGATAGTTGTTAAAATTATGTTTTGGAGAGACCGAGAAAGGGAAAGCAACGAGTCTAATGGAGGTCCTCCTTGTGGGCAGATCAGAGTACTTGTAGTTGGAGATTCAGGTATCTATTTGTTTATTACTTTGATTATTCCCCTTTTCAGGGATTTTGAGGTGTTTATCCATATTCCATATTAGAGTTAGATTTGGAATCCCTTAAAATCACCTTACATTATTTGAACCATTGATTGACACATTACAATGAAAGATGTTAAGCTACATCATTTAGGATATAGTTTTCTACCTCAAAACACTGTGTGCTAGTACTCTATGTAGTAAGAGATGTATTGACAAACTTGTTATGGTCACATTGCTTAATATTATCTGCATGTCAGTGTGAAGAAGAGTATTAGCATCTTCTTAGATATGTGGAATTGTAGGAAACAACCTCTGGCAGTGTGCTTTGTTACTTCAACTACCCATTGTTCTATCTGGATAACAAAGAAATCTTTAGATCTATCCGGCATATAATCAATTCCGATGTTGTGCTTGTGTGCTTGGTATATTCTATTTAGTGAAAATAAACGCTATATTCTCTTGTTTAGAAAGTATGAAACTTTTCGCTAGTCCTACCTTCATGTATGCTTTAACTTCTTTACTCTCGTGAACTTTGTTTCTGAGTATCATTCTGTTAGCAGGTGTGGGAAAATCGTCACTAGTTCAGCTCATTGTTAATGGTTTGTCTATTGCTCGTCCTTCTCAAACAGTGGGGTGTTCAGTAAATGTGAAGGTAAGGTCGATGTAGGTTTTCTTCAAGGCATTTTGAAGCTGCTAATACTTAAAGCTATTCATCGACATTTTACTTGCTTTTCACATCCAGCATACAACTTATGGAAGCTCTGGTAGCTCTTCTAATAGCAGTAAAGGTGATTCAGAAAGGGACTTCTTTGTTGAACTTTGGGATATCTCAGGACACGAGCGATACAAAGATTGCCGATCTCTTTTCTATTCGCAGATTAATGGTGAGGAACGATTTCTAGTTGTTTAAGTTTCTTTAAGGCCTAAAACACTACATCATAAATTACCTAGAAGAACATGTAGTATTGTCAGGTGTTCCTAGAGCTGATTTCAAGTAGACTATTACATTGTCAGATCACATCACTGTAGAACATGTAACTCCCCGAGCAGTATTTGAAAAGAATGGTGGGAAAGATGTTTGATTCTTTTTCAAGTCGGCTTCTATAATTTTGTAATAGTGTAATGCCTGTAAAGTGTAAACCTACTGAAATATggcattttcatttttctttgacTTACATACAGGTGTTATATTCGTCTACGATCTCTCCCAACCAAGGACAAAAAAGAGTTTGCAGAAGTGGGCAGTTGAAATCTCAGCAAATGGATCATTCTCAGCTCCTTTAGGATCTGGAGGTCCTGGTGGCCTACCTGTACCATACATTGTTATTGGCAACAAAGCAGATGTTGCAGCAAAAGAGGGCCCACGAGGAAGCAGTGGAAACCTTGTCGACGCTGCTCGCCAGTGGGTGGAAAAACAAGGTTTACTCCCATCTAGCGACGAACTTCCGCTGACTGAGAGCTTTCCAGGCAGTGGAGCGCTTCTTGCTGTAAGAAATCCAAAAATTAAGAATGTTTAGCTCTATTCATAATTGGAATTGAATAACTGAATGCAGTAGaaagaatattaaaatataatTGGAGTTTCAGTTTTTAAACAGCTGCTGTAGAATTAGCATGTTATAGCAAATTAAAGATAAGATGAAAGTTAAGAAATgctaaaaataaatcaaatcttATATCTTCTTAATTATTGGTGGTGCTTTAGTTTATAGATTCAGCTTCACTTGGAGTCCCCCTTTAACTTTTGGTGTATCTTTGCAGGCGGCTAAAGAAGCAAGATTTGACAAGGAAGCTGTGACAAAATTCTTTCGCATGGTCAGTATATTGGTGTTTCATCAGTTTACACCATAAAACTACTATTATTGTCTTGGTAAACAGTAGCTTGCCGACTAACATATCCGGAACTCTTTTGCAGTTGATCAGGAGAAGATATTTTTCCGAAGAATTACTTGCATCAAATCCATGGTCTGTTAGTCCATCTCAGAGACCTGTTCACCATTCAGGAGATAGTTTGAGCGATGATGATCATTATCGCAAAGCTCAAAAGTAAACTCTTGCTACTGAACCATCATAATTGTGTCTATTAATAGATTGGTCAAAAATTATAATTAACCTTGTTCTTAACACACTTATGATTCTGGCCGCACTCCCTCTCTCACTCTCTTCCTTGGACTCACAAAACAATCCTTTTCAAAATTTTAGATACACTGCTAAATTTTCTTTATAAACTACTGCTGCCAGCTTTCCGGTACTTTTTCATGTTCAGATGCTTATTTATTTCACCTGCAGAAATAATATGTGGGACGAGGCTCCTTataactttctttttcttctctcctgTCTACAGTTTAAGCGGTGATCCGTACAAGTATAACATGCTTCCTCCCCTTCCAGCTCAACGGAACCTGACACCACCTTCGACGCTTTATCCCCAACAACCTGTGTCTGTTTCTGACAACTATCACCTCCCAAGTTTTGCCATGTCAGCTGGGTCTCAAGAGGTTGGTAACTCAAGGTCTAAGAGAATGGATATTAATGTGTAATTTGTTTGACCCATCTGAACTTCTCCTGTAAGTTGCATCACTGGTTTGGACTTTGGATGTCGAAATCTGCATCATTGTTCTATGAGTTTGGTGGGTTTTTTCTGTATCTCATCATTAGGTTAACTGAATGCTCGAATGTATATGGATAGATGATTATCAGTTCTCAtacaaatattgaattttattctgTAATGCTGgatactagaaataacccgtgtccTAAGGGTATTGGTTTTGGTTTGATCGTGTTTTCTTCGTGATAAAGAAAACATTTGTCGTGCAGCCACCTAATTATGATACAGTTACATTTTGTATTGTGCAGATCTACTGTCGCTAAAATCAGCTCCTCTACATAATTGAAAAAGCAACAACCCGGTAGCTTAATAACATATACATAAGATCGTGTGAAGTTATATAAATTACAACTGACCGAAGCGACTTAGGTGGAAACTCAACGACGACACCAACAATCTAAATTTTTTTATGATCATGTTACTCCCAAATCAACCGGGAACTCATTTAAAACACCAATAGTCATAAAATATAATGCAATTATGATAAATTAGCCCAATATATGCCACAAAAAATAGACAAAGTTAATACAATGCAATTATTACAGGCTCTAAGACGTGTAAcaacacaaaaagagaaaaatctttgaTATTACTGACTAAAAATCTAAACTTGCAATCTAGTGGATGCTTTTCATCAAATCAATTTATTAACCTATAGATTGGTAGAGTCCGACGCATAACCCAAGTTTTCAGCAAAGGAGGATGGATGCTAAATgaaagaaacctattataggggctctAAACATTGGGTTTTGAGGGCTCATAAGATGACAAAATCGGGTTATGAAATAGTGATCAACAAAAccccatatccaactattttttgtAGTGGCTAAAATACCCTCcataaattataaaattaaatttattaccttctccttctctttcattcataaatcatgatgaagatgatgatcatatacaaaaaaaactaaacctattatcttctccttctcttttcatttataaatcatgatgaagatgatgatcataaaaaaaaactctattatttttccttctctcttcttattctccgttgcgatgaagaagaagatcacaaaaaagaaaaactaaggaAACCCATCACTTAGTTTTGCTTTTTGAAACCCCGAAATCCGAACCATAAGCTAACCTGCGGTTGGGAAAATTCATACTTCCCAACCGTAAGTAGAAGTTACGATATGGAAGTATGATTTTTCAAACCGTAGGATTTTTGAACCCAGAATATATGGTTTGGAAGTTAAGAACTCCAAAACGTAGATTACTTACGGTTGGAAAACCAAACCGTAGGCACCGTCTACGGTTGGGAAATCAAACCGTAGGTATTGTCTACGGCGTGGAAAGCAAACCGTAGGCGTTCATACTTCCCAACCGTAGACAgttctgaaactgttttttcaaaaacctaattcgaTCGATTCCCCCTATCCATGCATTAAACCTAATGAAATAAGATGGGTTTTTTTTGTACCTTATTAAAGTCATTGCAGGTGGATTAAGTGGTGTTAACCgataatgaattattttgagaattaaCGATTAATCGAATAAATAGACGATGGAGGTGAtggggaagaagaaaatggaagagtTAAGAGGAAAGgaatgaaaaaaaattaattttaggtttcaatatttaataggttaaggatattttagtatttttcttatgAATTAGGTCCCCCTATCTTCATTGTAGGATATTTGAATCCTTAGGAGCACTGAAAACTTTTTTCTTGGAGCCCCTAAAATAGGTTTCAAATGAAAAGAAACTAATGGGAAGAAAATACACATAATTCATTTTTCAAAATGATAGGAGATTACTATCTAAAACTTTGTTCCTTCATTTATTTTTACTTTGTATATGATCCACATAATAGACAGTGATACTCAAATCATATGAAATCAAATCTTGGTATCATCGATTGTGAAAAGCAAAAAAAGAAGTTGGtcttattttgttttaattaagAACACACTTTCATTAATAATACTTAGATAAAATGATTACCTAAGAAGCTATTAGCAAAACTAATATGCTtcggaaaaaaaaactaataaatcAAAAAGACGAAACTCCTTTTCAAAGTTCTTGTAATATAGCTTAATGCAAAGAGACTGGTAACAAATCATGGTTAAACCTTGCATTAGCCTTAAATACAAATAGGTAATATTTCTTTTTCAAAACCTTACTCCATAACACagcctaattttttatttttttttacacaaCTTGTGAGAAATGGATTATTAACAAAATACAATGAGTCAAATGTCTGAGAAAGCTACCTACCCaggtaaaaaattaattaaagaaagaaaaacataaaaaagaacgcgCTAATACAGAATTCAACCAAATACAGTCATGAATGAAGAAACACAAATCCCCTAAGTACAAAGTTACTCACCTTTTGAACAACTATTGACTTCAGTGAAACTTCTAATGGTTAAAAGCTTCCCGATTTGATGCATACGAATGAAAGATGTTCTCGTAACATTTCGATGAAAGAGATGTGTCTTGGATATTTATGGTAGGTTTTCTCATTTATATTCGAAGACTCTTCATGTTTTGCACCCAATAAAATACgtgttgttgttttttgtctTGTTGATGAAGCTGTTAAAAACATAATTGTTTTATGCACAATTCTTTAATTTGTTGGAGTTTATTAttgttataatattttttttatatcattGTTGGAGTTCAATAGATAAAGTCTCTGAGATTGATTATTATTTGGGACATTTTATAAAGTACCCCTGTTTTGAAATGTACACTTTAAAAGTACCCCCGATTTTATAAATTTTCTAAAGTaccccgttttattcaaaagaCAAATTCCATCAAGTTAAGTGCTAGGTGGCAGTTATCTTTCCAATTAAAAGTcctatttacccctgaactacGTCTACTTGGTAGAGAGGATAAATGACTCGACGATCCTGAAAgagggtgtaacgatcctgaactagGCTCTACGAACCTGAAagtggtgtaacgatcctgaaccgggCTCAACTAACCTGAAAAATATTGTAGAAGATTGATTCTCCACCAAGCAAAAACCACAAGATACTTGGGAATGATGAACCCTTTCAGGGAATGATGAAACGAACCTGAAAATGATGACACGATCCTGAACCGAGCTCGACAAATTGGAAAAATGATGTAGAAGATAAACATACTAACAAGTATAAACTTTACAAAAAGTAAACTAGTGTTAACTAACTAGGATGGAAAACTAAACAACGGGCACTTTAGAAAATTTGTAAAAAACGGGGCTAACAAAAAAACGAGGTCAATAAAAACGGAGGTACTTTATAAATTCTCCCTTATTATTTTTggatcaaaattttttttttcccaCTTGATGAAGAAAATTCTTTACAGATATATACATCATGATTGCGAATTCCAAAAAACAAATAATGGTCTTTAATTTTTGGATCTCTTTTACCATTAGTTTGAGTGGAAGTCCAGTTAATGCAAATTTATGATGATGGAGTTTACAACTTACATGACCGTCGGTTGTCGTAAGCTGATATAAGACTGAGATGGTCGGATCATccatttgtctctcaaaatgttatccgaccatCGGTTGCTCAAAAACCCATTCTATTTTGTATTGTAGATAATTCTGCAATGTGTATTCTTTTATTTCCATTTTTTTGGTAAAGGAAGTGTCCTATACTACTTGCAAGTAAGTTAAATTATGGATTGTTATATGACAAGTGTACTGTATCCATCCTCGTTCcacgataaaaaaaaatatcagtgCACGAGTATCCCAGTAGTTTATTGGGTGGATCAATGAGTACATAAAGTATCTTGGTCTAGTGAACTGAAATGCGTAAAATTTGTTGTGCCTACAAATGGCAAAAGGCCCAACACTCTCGATAGAGAGCCATTTTTTAGTCGTTTTGATGATGGTAAGTTAGTAATAGCTTCTCTTCGATTTCATCTCTAAAATAAAAGGAACTTAagttcaaaaacaaagaaaaaattcaAGAAAAGAACCAGATTATATGATAATGAAAAAAATGTCTTAAATTTCCATTAATTGCGGCCTTGGGGGAAATTTTACTCTTTgaataccccttagtaattgtgaGGGCATTTGTTATAAAAGCATTTAACCTTTGAAGAAACAAATATCCCGCCTTATTGAATTTGCTTCCAAGAAATTCAGAGAGAAAGATAGGGAGTTTGAAAGAGCAGAGAGAGCGGGTATAATGTAGATTTGACTATTCATTTATCTCATCTGAGAACCATAGCTCATTCCTTATCTTTAACTCAAGCTCACTGAATAATTCTGTTGGTGTTTGGAGTAACATTACTTCTCTGAggtaatttcaaaattcaaactcTAGATAACGAACTTGTTACTTCgagtttagtttgttttctactGGATTCTTCTAGTTtgattgttgaattcaaattaaAGATCATTGTTTCTGTTACTGATTTTGAGATTGAATTTTGATTCATAATTAGTTTTTGATGTATTTTAATCTGATGATTCTCTGTGAtgattcttatttgagttttttgatgattttttttcgtTGAAACTGATGTGTTGTCGTTCTAATCTTGAAATATAAATGAATCAAGAAATATCATGtgaaattcaattgagatttttgcttctgatcttcaaatcttcttccaGTTCCGATTTTAGTACTGTATTAATCTAGTTAAGACTATAATTTTAGGTGTTCTCAATGTATGAGAAACACAAGGGAAAATATGTATATTTTATTAATGAAGattacaaaatatatacaaatattgcaGAAGATATATAAAGTTATTGCTTGTTCTACAAACATATAACAAGGAAAATATTACAGCTGTGACTTATTAAGTCACGTCCGTGATATATCTAACACTCCCCCTCGATCTAACGGATTTTCAACGACATTGAGCTTAGAGTGAAGCGTGCAAAAATGATCCATTGGAGTACATTTCGTATAGACATATGCAATTTGATCCTTAGATGAAATAAAGCGAACAACAAATTGTCCACTTTGAACTCtctcacgaacaaaatgatagtTAATTTTGAGTGTTTTGTACGACTATGAAACAATGGATTCATCTTAAGATATGTGGCTCCAAAATTGAGACTATAATTTTAGGTGTTCTCAATGAATGACAAACACAAGGGAAAATATGTATATTTATATTAATGAAGATTACAAAAGAtatacaaatatcacaaaagataTGTAAAGATATTGCTTGTTCTACAAACATATAACAAGGGAATATTAAAAGTCGTGACTTATTAATTCACGTCCATAATATATCTAATAGTCCCCTCTCGATCTAAGCGGATTGTCAACGACAATGAGCTTAGAAGGAAGCGTGCAAAAATGAACCTTTCTTTGGAGTAGATTTCGTaaagatatctgcaatttgaTCCTTAGATGGAACAAAACGAACAAAAAGATGTCCACTTTGAACTCTCTCACGAACAAAATTATAGTTAATTTCGATGTGTTTTGTACGACCATGAAACACCAGATTTATCGTACGATATGTGGCTCCCAAATTGAGACTATAATCTTAGGCGTTCTCAATGAATGAGAAACACAAGGAAAAATATGTATATTtacattaatgaagatgacaaaagatgtACAAATATTACAGAAGATATATAAAGATATTGCTTGTTCTACAAACATATAACAAGGTAAAGTTTACAACCATGACTTATTAAGTAACGTCTGTAATTTATCAAACACATCTAGTTAAAAGGTTATATTGCATCTAATGATTCTTATTAAGATCAAGCTAAcgaatttatgttttttttttttgacgattGAGTTTTTTATGGTAAATTAACTTTTGAAATTTGTTGAAATCGATCTATCGTTGTTTTGAGTATATTTGCTTTGTCTGCTATGTTTGTATGTGTTCTTGTTTGAATTTTTGGAAAACTTGACTCATTGAATCAAAAAATATTCTACTCTGTTCTTACGTGTTATTATTTGAAGTTGGATCGAGATTCTTCCTCTGATCAGATAGATCTTACGATTTTAAACTCTTTTGTATTTTTTCGAATATTTCTCATAATACCAGgtcataattttcatgaattcaaATTAGTACAAGGAAATtttatcagattttttttttggtgaattttATTCCATGATTCCTAGGCTTTAGTTGTTGAACTGAATCAAATGAAAGAATAGAAAGTGGGAAACAATTTGatctaattttgattttgaaattgaaaatcacaGGATGACGAGAAAATTTAAAATAGTTGAAAGATAGTCGAGGTAGAGAGATTAAGAGAAGGAGGATAGGAGACTTGTATGCGCCCAGCATACAAGTCTGCAAATCCTTGGGTAGCTACTTGTCGCAGGTATGGTAACTTCTCAAGAAAGTCTAGTTATAAAGTTTATTTGTGTTTCTATATTATTGTAGAACACCTTGGAAAATTCTTAGCGCAGGTTTGGCAAACAGTTCTCAGTTTTGAAAAAATAGTGAAAAATACGTCTGTTATAGGTGTTTCCCAAAAAAACATTTTCCTTTAATTTCTTTTTTCCGTTTTAGAATCGATGATAAATTCACATTTTTACGGTTTTctaaattttgtttttctttcaaatTTCGGTAAATTTTCAATTTAAGCATCTTTAGAAAAGGAAAAGACTCCATCATATTATTCACTGCAATTATTGAAACCATAAGTCGGCATCAAGCTGATATGGTGTTTGATGTTTTGATTTCAGTTGGTTAAACTTAAAATGCATGGGTTTCTGAGTTACTTATCTATAGTTTTATTTTGAGATTTTAGATGATGGCTTCATCCAAATATTTATAGTTTCAGTACCTTGATGAGTTCTGTAAATAAAGGCAAATTTAAGAAGCCCATCAATTGTTGATTAAATTACCAAGATAAGGTTTCAACTAAATATCTTTTCGAATGATGGGAGCGAATCGAATGTTAGATCCTATAGGAAATGTGTGATAGAGGATTGATTTTTGATCCAAATGTGTTagaaattttgattttaaacaaTTAAAGCACTTAATGTGGTTTGACCCCTATACCACTTGCACCCTAATATGTTTTTCAAGTGAATTCTTAAAACATTAGTCTCATTTTCACACGAGTTAACAAGAactatgtgtctattttgtttgatATATGTGTCACGCATGCTTGAGTTATTTCCAATATTTCACATCTTTCCTTATAAATTTTTTATTGTACATAACGTTATAGAATATTTTCTAGTGAAGAATATTTATCTTGTTTCTAACGATGTGAAGAATCTTTGCTTCTCGTTTTTGGTAAAAAGATCTTGCATTGCATAATTCTCGTGTTTGGGaagaatatctttttttttttacaatattTTCTCGTTTGTAACGTGGTCTGATTTTGAACTCTACAAAAGCAAGTCTATTACATATTTTTCTAAAGTGAGAAATAAGAGAGAAAAAATATGAGAAGAGATAAATaacttttgttcttcttcttcgcatgcttttcatctttttaaagaATATTTTCTTGTTTCCAACAATGTCACCTCGTGTGCAATGTTGTCTCGTTTGTATCACCGACTGATTTTTGGTACTCTACGAAAGCAAGTCATAAATCCATTTTCAAAgtagaagaaaaagataagagaAAAACAATAAGAGTTTCTACTTCTATTCTTCTTCGTGTGTTTTGTGTGAAACAATGTCCTTTCACTACTTTGATTTCAACTGCCAAGTTCTTAGGGCGTTTTCTTGTATGCCACAATGAGGAATTCTAAcgatagttgtatcctggagacAACTTGTCAAAGAAGCTATAACATCTCTCTGTTTAGAAGAGTAAGAGGTGATATTGTCTTTAGGTCATCGTACCTAATATGTGCCTCTATTATTTTTGTTCCACATGCTACTCGACGTGATTCATCCACCAATTTGCTTCAAACAAAGCTAAGTATCACTTGTGCttattcaatttattttcattattgttGTTTCTAACCCAACAATCTAATGGCAATATCTTAGTTTTTGTAACAACAATAACGAAAAATATTTTTGACCAATAAGTTTAGTGGTAACATTCATAGAGTACTTAGCTTCAATAATAAAAATTTGAATGACTGATTGGTTTTTAAATGGTTGGTGTTGATTAATttttggaaaactaaagatgttCATCTTTTAAGTGAAatagaaaaaattaaaataagagTTTTGGGTTTATCTCTTAACTCAGGAAGATTTTTGTTAAATCCTTTTAGCAAGATGTAGTATACATCTTGACGACTATTACTCCCACCAAATATTATGATTTTCGGAGTTGTAAGTAtttatttgatattttacaaaactgtgaaacgtttctgaaaaatttgaCGGGCGGAAAAAACGCTCCTGAAGAATTAGCCTTTTCTGGCATAACCATGAATTTCTGGAAATGTTGATCCAAGTAAGATGTTCAGTTCTGGATCTTATCTTTAAACCTCTTTTTGATTTATCTGATTTGGatatatattttgagatataAGGTATTTGGAAAATTGTTGTGCATGATTGTTAACAAAACATGAAACGTGTGTATCCTCTTGATTATGTGTAACAACTTTTGATTAGTGGTGTGCTATCTCTTTGGGTATATCATGGGAACCTGTGGAAGTGATTTCTTAGAGGACATTTAGTTGAAATTTAATTCTCATGATAACTTAAGCATATAGCTAGCAAATCGATTCCTATGACATGAACAATAATCTTTTGTAGAGGTAAATTTGTATTACTTTGTCGAGAAATAATAtgatattgattagttgtgtatcaAATTTGTTTATGTTCAAAATCACTTGGATCATTTATGTTTTGTGTAACATCAATTTTCCTAAGTCACATGTTTGGTTAACAATTATGGTGCAACAAGAAGATTGTGTGTTTAAATTGATTTGGAAATACACTTTTTTGAGCAAAGAAGAGGAGATTTTATTGAAATAAAACAAGGATAGAAGataaaaacaacaaacaaacaaatattgAACCTAAAAAACTAGTTCTTTCTTTCTGCAGCTAAGATACTTGCTATAGCATTTGGAGGCTCCTCCAGCCAAATTTCAGACCTAATACTAATTCTAGCTAATTTTTCAAGCTTGTCTGCTGCAATATTACAAGACCTTTTTTGGAAAATAACTTGACAAGactctaactgttgaaagatttCTTAACACTCTAGGATGATGTTTTCATCTTCCCATTTGAAACCTTCAACACTACCATTGCAACTACTAATAATTGATCTATTATCCCCTTCTATAATAACTTGCTGAAGTTGCATATCTTTAATCCATTATAAGCTCTGAGCAGCACCAAAGCTTCAGCTTGATTCACATCTCTGGCTCTTGTTGAGAAGGCCATTGCTGCCAAGAAATCACGAGCAATTAGAGCAAACCCAGCATTAGTATTCTAGGATACAAATGAAGcatcaatattaatttttatCCAATTTTCAGGGGGGTTTCTCCAAGTTTCCCGATGACTAGTGCAAGATTTATCTTGATTTTTTCCTTGCATTTCAAAACTATTCAAGTGCATGATGTTAACATAAGCTCTGATTCTGTGCACTATGCTTCTAGGATGATAAGATTTATTTTCATGCACTTTTTCACATGTAGTTTTCCATAAATGCTATAAGGTACATGCCGCTAGACAAGCTAGATTATTATTTGTAGCTTCCTGAGAATGGTTATCTGCAAAACCAAGATATAATCCAATTTTTGGTAGAAGTATGCATGTTATTAGAATGGTGAAGGGTTGCTGATATGCCAAACCAAACAACATCTGAGAATCTGCAGCTACAAAGGAGATGAGCTTGTTTCTTCTTCCTCATTGCAGAAAGTACAAAGACTGCTAAATTCCTTCTTGTAtttgtgttgatggtgaattttcaataaaggtcaaaatcgtaaaattatgatactgcatgtttctgacacgacttcaggaacgcatgtgacgattcatattttacgagccatgatgcataTGTCACTCGAAAAGCCTCCCCAAAGCGTTCGATGTTGCTCATTTCATCacgacctctatgtagaataacataatttggcggttctccgtatgattgagaacttaatgccttcaggacgccggtgacactcattgttccctgactacatagataGACCCACCTATAtgtagaagaatgattgggcggtcctcctacataattgtttgttgagagggcaaaacgccttcaggacgtcggtgacacttactgttccctgactatgtagagagaccgtgtatagattcaggcgattctccatACAGAAtttttgagagggaaaaacgcctttaGGACATCGGCAACATTctttgtttcctgactatgcaccttttgggacgggtatgacgctttactggctaatatcccttctacaatagattaattctaccatgacattcaccactaaattcctagaagataatctattttatctcattactccgatttcatgaccgAATCCACagatgatctcatggaatggtaatagataattttattactctgattctatggtcgaatccacgatcccatgggatggtaatataaccactcattttattactccgattctatggtcgaatccacgatcccatggaatggtgatactcgttttattattccaaattcatggtcgaattcacggctgatcctatggattgataataaataactactcacctttattactcagtttcatgaatcattctccactgaatttcataaattagtaataaatactcaacagccgggcatctggaccatcac encodes:
- the LOC113347441 gene encoding small GTPase LIP1-like; translated protein: MFWRDRERESNESNGGPPCGQIRVLVVGDSGVGKSSLVQLIVNGLSIARPSQTVGCSVNVKHTTYGSSGSSSNSSKGDSERDFFVELWDISGHERYKDCRSLFYSQINGVIFVYDLSQPRTKKSLQKWAVEISANGSFSAPLGSGGPGGLPVPYIVIGNKADVAAKEGPRGSSGNLVDAARQWVEKQGLLPSSDELPLTESFPGSGALLAAAKEARFDKEAVTKFFRMLIRRRYFSEELLASNPWSVSPSQRPVHHSGDSLSDDDHYRKAQNLSGDPYKYNMLPPLPAQRNLTPPSTLYPQQPVSVSDNYHLPSFAMSAGSQEVGNSRSKRMDINV